The genomic segment CAGCGTCAGGTGCCAGTCCAGCCACTTGTTGAGGGTGGTCACCGCCGCGGCGCTGAAGACGAAGCGGTACTCGCCCGTCTCGCTCAGGTTCGGGAAGACGACGAAGCTCTCGGTGAAGCCGAACCGCCCCGCCAGCTTCGTGGCGTAGTTCTGGCCCAGCATCAGCTCGCCCGTCGTTCGGTCGGGGTCCACGAAGAAGTATTCCTTGTTCAGGTTGCCGCCGCCGAACACCTGGAACTGGGTGACGTCGTTTTTGACAAGGTAGTAGCCGGCGCCGCCGCCCAGGACCAGCCGCAGGTCGAGCTGCTGGAACGCGTCGTACTCCAGGTCCGTGATCCCGAACACGCTGAAGCGGTCCGACAGGAAGATGTCGTAGCGGGCACCGCCGCGGATCGCCTTGGCCGTCGTCAGGCTCTCCCCGCCCACCTCCGACCGGCTGTAGAGCGAGCCGACGTACAGGGAGGTCTTGTCCCGCCGGGTCTCGCGGACGGCGTTGGCGCCCAGGGTGAAGGTCAGGGTGTCAGTGTTGCCGGAGGCGACGCTCAGGCCGGCGTCGGCGAACCCGCTCCACAGGTCGAGCAGGCCGGGGTTGCGGTAGCGTTCCGCCTCCGCCAGGTAGAAGGCCTGTTCCGCCTCGTTGCGGATGGTCGCCACCGCGGCGCGGCTCAGGGTGACCGAGCCGGTCTCTTTCGTGGTGACCTGGAGTTTGTCTCCATCCGTCGAAACGGTCCCCGCCACGGTCTGCCCGTCGGACAGCCCCAGGTACAGCGGCTGGTCGGACTGGATTGTGGCGATTTCCGCCATGGCGATGGTAACGTCGCCCATAGCCTTGGTTTTCAGTGTCAGCGCCGTGGCGTCGGCCTTGACAACGGCGCCGGTAATCCGGTCGCCGTTCGCCAGGGTAACGATGTCGGCGGACGCGGCGCCGGCCAGCGCGGCGACAGTAATGAGAATCAGCACGATTTGTTTCATAAGATGCCTCCAATGACTGTTGACACATGAACGGCCTCCGCATCCGAACGGGCGGATGGCGTCCTGCAATCAACTGGATTGTACCAGATCGCGTCCGCAAGCACCGCAGTTTCATGAACGCGCCCGCCGCCGGACCGGCGGTTGGCCTGATGCCTGAGATTGTTGGCCGACAACCTGTTGAAATCGGCTACAATGAAGCCGCCTTCCCCATTGTCTTTCGGGAAGCACAGCAATCAGCGTCGGGTTGGCTCTTCGATCGAGCGGATGTCGCCCGGCTCCGGGCGGGACCGGGCCGAACCCGCTGCGTAACAGGAGGCAGAAGCTCATGCGGACCCGCTGGTTTCGTCGTCGTGAGAAGACAACTGAACCGAAGGAGGGCGGCGGCCATCCGCACGACCCGGTGGTGCGGCACGCCCGCCGGGACTTCGCCACGCTGCGCCGGGGAATGACTGTGGCCCAGGCCATGGACGCCATCCGGTCGCAGGTCCTCGGCGAGCGGATCGTCTACTTCTACATCCTGAACGCGGAGGACCGCCTGACCGGCGTCCTGCCGGTGCGCCGCCTGCTCACCGCACCACTGGACGCTCTCATCGGCGACCTGGCCTTCGACCGGGTGGTGGCGATTCCCGACACTGCCACCGTCATGGATGCATGCGAGTACTTCCACACTCATCGTTATCTGGCTTTGCCGGTGGTGGACGCCGAACAGCGGCTGGTGGGTGTGGTGGATATCGATTTGTTTACCCACGAGATCGAGGACATCGCCGCGCGGGCCCAGGTGGACGAGGCCTTCGAGGCCATCGGTTTCCGCATCAGCCAGTTGCGCCGCGCCGGCGCGCCGGCGGCGTTTGCGATCCGCTTTCCATGGCTGCTGGCCACCATCATAAGCGGCACGCTCTGCGCCTGGCTGGCCAGCGCGTTCGCCGACACCCTGGCCCGGGCGCTGATCCTGGCTTTCTT from the Acidobacteriota bacterium genome contains:
- a CDS encoding magnesium transporter yields the protein MRTRWFRRREKTTEPKEGGGHPHDPVVRHARRDFATLRRGMTVAQAMDAIRSQVLGERIVYFYILNAEDRLTGVLPVRRLLTAPLDALIGDLAFDRVVAIPDTATVMDACEYFHTHRYLALPVVDAEQRLVGVVDIDLFTHEIEDIAARAQVDEAFEAIGFRISQLRRAGAPAAFAIRFPWLLATIISGTLCAWLASAFADTLARALILAFFLTLVLALAESVSIQSMTIAIQSLRFIRPTWRWYVTTASRELATAVLLGLGCGGAVAGIVWAGWGASAQALVIGASIGLSLAAACLYGLSVPSLLHSLRLDPKIAAGPLTLAMADITTILVYFTLGTAFL
- a CDS encoding DUF481 domain-containing protein, yielding MKQIVLILITVAALAGAASADIVTLANGDRITGAVVKADATALTLKTKAMGDVTIAMAEIATIQSDQPLYLGLSDGQTVAGTVSTDGDKLQVTTKETGSVTLSRAAVATIRNEAEQAFYLAEAERYRNPGLLDLWSGFADAGLSVASGNTDTLTFTLGANAVRETRRDKTSLYVGSLYSRSEVGGESLTTAKAIRGGARYDIFLSDRFSVFGITDLEYDAFQQLDLRLVLGGGAGYYLVKNDVTQFQVFGGGNLNKEYFFVDPDRTTGELMLGQNYATKLAGRFGFTESFVVFPNLSETGEYRFVFSAAAVTTLNKWLDWHLTL